In Mycobacterium sp. Aquia_216, a genomic segment contains:
- a CDS encoding MSMEG_0570 family nitrogen starvation response protein, with protein MPEMTFEVRWPDGSTQCCYSPSLVMHDYLQTGANYTVAEFLDRSRRALADAGARVRAKYGFACTSAVDTRERITLAANRFPLDALIEITAMRPELEQS; from the coding sequence GTGCCTGAAATGACCTTCGAGGTGCGCTGGCCCGACGGCAGCACTCAATGCTGCTACTCACCCAGCCTGGTGATGCACGACTACCTGCAGACCGGCGCCAACTACACCGTTGCCGAGTTCTTGGACCGATCGCGTCGCGCGTTAGCCGATGCCGGTGCGCGGGTGCGCGCCAAGTACGGATTCGCGTGCACGTCTGCCGTCGATACCAGGGAGCGGATCACCCTCGCCGCCAACCGATTCCCGCTCGATGCGCTGATCGAGATCACCGCGATGCGTCCCGAACTGGAGCAATCATGA
- a CDS encoding MSMEG_0572/Sll0783 family nitrogen starvation response protein → MPFEESIAANIKASLAEIPHPSAPRGSSVYGATKIFPDYKAENGESYFTLIHGIAHESSASFVAVLQATRALRQGFESVLYFYGPGSINCLATRGFPKVGDAAFPGQQNINEALATFIAEGGTVFCCRFGLGLHGGREEDLIEGVIPAHPLDVQDALIYYSRKGAIINSAYMV, encoded by the coding sequence ATGCCTTTTGAAGAATCCATCGCTGCAAACATCAAAGCGTCACTGGCAGAGATCCCTCATCCGTCGGCGCCCAGGGGCTCGAGTGTTTACGGCGCTACGAAGATCTTCCCCGACTACAAGGCTGAGAACGGGGAGAGTTACTTCACTTTGATCCATGGCATCGCTCACGAATCTTCGGCGTCGTTCGTCGCGGTGCTGCAGGCTACTCGTGCACTTCGTCAAGGCTTTGAATCCGTGCTCTATTTCTACGGGCCGGGATCCATCAATTGCCTTGCTACACGCGGCTTTCCGAAAGTCGGTGACGCCGCCTTCCCCGGCCAGCAGAACATCAACGAGGCGCTGGCGACATTCATCGCCGAGGGCGGAACCGTGTTCTGCTGCCGTTTCGGGCTCGGCTTACACGGCGGCCGCGAAGAGGACCTCATCGAGGGGGTTATCCCAGCTCACCCGCTTGACGTTCAGGACGCGCTGATCTACTACTCCCGCAAAGGCGCCATCATCAATTCCGCATACATGGTCTAA
- a CDS encoding gamma-glutamyltransferase family protein codes for MSAPFDWNFPYAWPRTPILGPNVVSTSQPLAAQAGLRMLAEGGSAADAAIATAITLTIVEPVSNGIGSDAFAIVWDGRQLHGLNASGRSPAAWTPEYFGGNGVPALGWNSVTVPGAVSAWAELHAKFGKLPFERLFEPAISYGRNGFPVSPTIAQQWDAQVPLFKSQPGFAEAFLPDGRAPKPGERFRFPEHAATLEKIAATSGEAFYRGDLAAQLDAHSTANGGAMRASDLAAHRADWVGTISGTYRGYTVHEIPPNGQGIVALIALGILQQFDMSALPVDSAASVHLQIEALKLAFADAQAYVCDIDHMPVRPEDLLNTEYLKQRAGLIDEDRAKPASAGTPKGGTVYLTAADATGVMVSMIQSNYMGFGSGVVVPGTGISLQNRGAGFVVAQGHPNQVGPNKRPYQTIIPGFVTKDGAPVMSFGVMGGPMQPQGHVQVLIRIADHGQNPQAACDGPRFRWVQGMQVSCEPGYPPSTLEGLRQRGHELLTVDDYNAFGSCQAIWRLDDGYLAASDPRRDGQAVAF; via the coding sequence GTGAGTGCACCGTTCGACTGGAACTTCCCTTACGCCTGGCCACGAACGCCCATTCTGGGGCCGAACGTGGTGTCCACATCGCAGCCGCTCGCCGCCCAAGCGGGTCTGCGGATGCTCGCCGAGGGCGGCAGCGCCGCCGACGCGGCCATCGCCACCGCCATCACGCTGACAATCGTGGAGCCCGTGTCCAACGGCATCGGCTCGGATGCCTTCGCGATCGTCTGGGACGGCAGGCAGTTACACGGACTGAACGCGTCCGGCCGTTCACCGGCGGCGTGGACGCCAGAGTACTTCGGCGGCAACGGTGTTCCTGCGTTGGGCTGGAATTCGGTGACCGTCCCGGGCGCGGTGTCGGCCTGGGCCGAGTTGCACGCCAAGTTCGGCAAACTCCCGTTCGAGCGCCTCTTCGAACCGGCGATCTCGTACGGCCGCAACGGCTTTCCGGTGTCTCCGACGATTGCGCAGCAATGGGATGCGCAGGTGCCGCTGTTCAAGTCTCAGCCGGGGTTCGCCGAAGCGTTTCTGCCCGACGGGCGAGCCCCGAAACCCGGGGAGCGGTTCCGGTTCCCGGAGCACGCGGCCACGCTCGAAAAGATCGCGGCAACCAGCGGGGAAGCGTTCTATCGCGGTGACCTGGCGGCCCAACTCGACGCGCATTCGACGGCGAACGGCGGCGCGATGCGGGCCAGTGACCTCGCCGCTCACCGCGCCGACTGGGTGGGCACGATCAGCGGAACCTACCGCGGCTACACCGTCCACGAGATCCCGCCAAACGGTCAGGGCATTGTGGCACTGATCGCGCTCGGGATCCTCCAGCAGTTCGACATGTCCGCACTGCCAGTCGACTCCGCTGCCAGCGTGCACCTGCAGATCGAAGCGCTGAAGCTGGCTTTCGCCGACGCGCAGGCCTATGTCTGCGACATCGACCACATGCCGGTGCGCCCCGAGGACCTGTTGAACACCGAGTATCTGAAGCAGCGGGCCGGGCTGATCGACGAGGATCGGGCGAAGCCCGCGTCGGCGGGAACCCCGAAAGGAGGCACCGTCTACCTCACCGCTGCCGACGCAACGGGGGTGATGGTGTCGATGATCCAGTCGAATTACATGGGGTTCGGCTCCGGCGTGGTGGTGCCCGGCACGGGCATCTCACTGCAAAACCGCGGAGCGGGCTTCGTTGTTGCTCAGGGACATCCGAATCAGGTCGGACCGAATAAGCGGCCCTACCAGACGATCATCCCCGGCTTCGTCACCAAGGACGGGGCGCCGGTGATGAGCTTCGGGGTGATGGGCGGTCCGATGCAACCCCAGGGCCACGTGCAGGTATTGATCCGCATCGCCGACCATGGCCAAAACCCGCAGGCGGCCTGCGATGGGCCGCGGTTCCGCTGGGTGCAGGGCATGCAGGTCAGCTGCGAGCCGGGTTATCCGCCGTCGACGCTCGAAGGGCTGCGGCAGCGCGGGCACGAGCTGCTCACGGTGGACGACTACAACGCATTCGGCAGCTGCCAGGCAATCTGGCGCCTCGACGACGGCTACCTCGCGGCCAGCGATCCGCGTCGCGACGGCCAGGCGGTGGCCTTCTAG
- a CDS encoding TetR/AcrR family transcriptional regulator — protein MTAAVTPKGERRRYALVSAAAELLAEGGFEAVRHRAVAQRAGLPLASTTYYFSSLDDLIARAVEHIAMIEVAQLRARVNALSRRRRGPETTAEVLVDLLVGDLSDQTLVEQLISRYERNIACTRLTALRETMRRSLRQRADAVAEAIDRSGRAVRIELICTLICAVDGSVVSALVEGRDPRTAAMGTVIDIIDVLAPIDERPVRI, from the coding sequence GTGACTGCAGCAGTTACTCCGAAAGGGGAACGTCGACGGTATGCGCTGGTGAGCGCTGCCGCCGAGCTGCTGGCCGAGGGCGGGTTCGAAGCGGTGCGGCATCGGGCGGTCGCGCAGCGGGCCGGCCTGCCGCTGGCATCCACCACTTATTACTTCTCGTCCCTGGACGACTTGATCGCGCGTGCGGTCGAACACATCGCGATGATCGAGGTAGCTCAGTTGCGGGCCCGGGTCAACGCGCTGTCACGCCGGCGCCGCGGGCCCGAGACGACCGCCGAGGTACTGGTTGACCTGCTGGTGGGCGATCTGTCCGATCAGACACTCGTGGAGCAGCTGATCTCGCGCTACGAGCGAAATATCGCCTGCACCCGCCTGACCGCGTTGCGCGAAACCATGCGCCGCAGCCTGCGACAGCGTGCCGATGCCGTCGCCGAGGCGATCGACCGATCCGGCCGAGCGGTGCGTATCGAGCTGATCTGCACACTGATCTGCGCGGTTGACGGTTCGGTGGTGTCCGCGCTGGTCGAGGGCCGCGACCCCCGGACCGCGGCAATGGGCACCGTGATCGACATCATCGACGTGCTCGCACCCATCGACGAACGACCGGTGCGCATCTGA
- a CDS encoding carbon-nitrogen hydrolase family protein, translating into MTTLAAVSANFTRDLEQNYALIASLVRQAQEKRVDFMALPEAAIGGYLPSLGDHGDTVRTTNRSLPPAIRIDGPEIARVQEMLGHLVVAIGFCELDDDGETRYNTAAVLDGGNVYGVYRKVHQPLGESMSYSAGSRYDVYDTPVGRVGLQICYDKAFPEAARVMALDGAQIIASLSAWPAARTAPAENLQDDRWTYRFNLFDMARALDNQVFWMASNQSGTFGSLRYVGNAKIVDPGGNIMATTLLGSGMAVAEVDLDATFRTMRAGMFHLRDRRPDVYGSLTDTETSRPAKWRELARA; encoded by the coding sequence ATGACAACTCTTGCCGCCGTCTCGGCCAACTTCACCCGTGACCTCGAACAGAACTATGCGCTGATCGCCTCCCTTGTGCGACAAGCCCAGGAGAAACGCGTCGACTTCATGGCGCTACCGGAGGCCGCCATCGGCGGATACCTGCCTTCGCTCGGCGACCACGGCGACACGGTGCGAACGACGAATCGCTCGTTGCCCCCCGCCATCCGGATTGACGGACCTGAAATCGCCCGCGTCCAGGAGATGCTCGGTCACCTGGTTGTGGCGATCGGCTTCTGCGAGCTGGACGACGACGGTGAAACCCGCTACAACACCGCCGCTGTGCTCGACGGCGGCAATGTATACGGCGTCTACCGCAAGGTGCATCAACCACTCGGAGAGAGCATGTCGTACTCCGCCGGCTCTCGCTACGACGTCTACGACACACCGGTCGGTCGGGTGGGGCTGCAGATCTGCTACGACAAGGCTTTTCCCGAAGCCGCCCGCGTCATGGCGCTTGACGGTGCGCAGATCATCGCCAGCCTGTCAGCATGGCCGGCCGCGCGGACCGCGCCCGCCGAGAACCTCCAGGATGACCGCTGGACCTACCGGTTCAACCTGTTCGATATGGCCCGAGCCCTGGACAACCAAGTGTTTTGGATGGCCTCCAACCAGAGTGGCACCTTCGGGTCGCTCCGCTACGTCGGCAACGCAAAGATTGTCGACCCAGGCGGAAATATCATGGCCACAACGCTTCTCGGTAGCGGCATGGCTGTAGCCGAGGTGGACTTGGATGCGACCTTCCGCACCATGCGGGCCGGGATGTTCCACCTGCGCGACCGCAGGCCCGACGTTTACGGATCCCTCACCGACACCGAGACATCGCGGCCGGCGAAATGGCGGGAGCTGGCTCGTGCCTGA
- a CDS encoding MSMEG_0569 family flavin-dependent oxidoreductase has product MTTPEHTPVAIIGAGQAGLSVSWYLSRAGIEHVVLEAKTPVHAWADNRWDNFTLVTPNWHCKLPGYVYEGPDPDGFMTRDEVVGWLAGWLERFTPPVRPHTRVTRLTNRPEGGFELTMQTTHGAQTLTCEHAVIATGGYPLPVVPPFAGSLDPTIAQIHSERYRNTDQLPAGAVLVVGTGQSGAQIAEDLHLAGRQVHLAVGSAPRVARFYRGRDCMSWLADMGLYEKPAQQYPGGTAAIEKTNHYVTGRDGGRDIDLRQFAAEGMKLYGLLSDGKDSSLRFEPTLTRALDQADSVYNSICADIDGYIDREGIDAPPPSRYTPVWRPESDPTALDLAAEGVTSIVWAIGYRPDYRWIQASAFDGGGRPMQTRGITNVPGLSFVGLPWMHTWGSGRFLGIDRDAQHIAVTIISSYHESVRRLAVGQ; this is encoded by the coding sequence ATGACAACGCCAGAGCACACCCCTGTCGCCATCATCGGCGCGGGTCAGGCCGGCCTGTCCGTGAGCTGGTACCTGAGCCGCGCCGGTATCGAGCACGTCGTCCTGGAGGCAAAAACACCGGTCCACGCCTGGGCCGACAACCGTTGGGACAACTTCACGCTCGTGACACCGAACTGGCACTGCAAATTGCCCGGGTATGTCTATGAGGGACCCGACCCGGACGGGTTCATGACTCGCGACGAGGTCGTGGGGTGGTTGGCCGGCTGGCTGGAAAGATTCACACCCCCAGTGCGCCCGCACACGCGAGTGACCCGACTGACCAACCGTCCCGAGGGCGGCTTCGAGCTGACCATGCAAACCACGCACGGTGCTCAAACATTGACCTGCGAGCATGCCGTCATCGCAACTGGCGGCTACCCGTTGCCGGTTGTCCCGCCGTTCGCGGGCTCACTGGATCCGACGATCGCCCAAATTCACTCTGAGCGGTACCGCAACACCGACCAGCTTCCCGCCGGTGCGGTCCTGGTGGTCGGCACCGGGCAATCTGGTGCTCAGATCGCCGAAGATCTGCACTTGGCCGGGCGTCAGGTCCACCTGGCTGTGGGGAGCGCACCCAGGGTGGCCCGTTTCTATCGGGGGCGCGACTGCATGTCGTGGCTGGCCGACATGGGACTTTATGAGAAGCCCGCACAACAGTATCCGGGAGGAACGGCCGCGATCGAAAAGACAAACCACTATGTCACCGGCCGTGACGGCGGCCGTGACATCGATCTGCGCCAGTTCGCCGCCGAGGGAATGAAACTCTACGGATTGCTAAGCGACGGAAAAGATTCGAGCCTGCGCTTCGAACCCACGCTGACCAGAGCACTCGACCAGGCCGACTCGGTGTACAACTCCATCTGCGCGGATATCGACGGCTACATCGACCGCGAAGGCATCGATGCGCCGCCGCCCTCGCGTTACACGCCGGTGTGGCGTCCCGAGTCCGATCCAACGGCACTGGATTTGGCGGCAGAGGGTGTCACCAGCATCGTGTGGGCCATCGGCTACCGCCCCGACTATCGATGGATCCAAGCCAGCGCATTCGACGGCGGCGGGCGCCCGATGCAAACGCGCGGCATTACAAACGTGCCTGGTCTGAGTTTCGTTGGGCTGCCCTGGATGCATACCTGGGGCTCGGGCCGGTTCCTGGGCATCGACCGCGATGCCCAGCACATCGCCGTCACGATCATCAGCAGCTATCACGAGTCCGTGCGGCGGCTCGCAGTAGGTCAGTGA
- the purD gene encoding phosphoribosylamine--glycine ligase has product MRVLVIGSGAREHALLLALSRDPQVTGLAIAPGNAGTARLAEQHDVDITSGEGVVALAREVRADLVVIGPEVPLVLGVADAVRAAGIVCFGPGKDAARIEGSKAFAKEVMAAAGVRTASSEIVDNPAHLDAALDRFGPPAGDPAWVVKDDSLAAGKGVVVTPDRDAARAHAAGLLEAGHPVLLESFLDGPEVSLFCVVDGATVVPLLPAQDFKRVGEGDSGPNTGGMGAYAPLPWLPGDVYREVLTAIVEPVAAEMVRRGSPFSGLLYVGLAISEKGPAVVEFNCRFGDPETQAVLALLDSPLGQLLYAAGSGALADFGELRWRDGAAVTVVLAAENYPGRPRLGDVVLGSEADGVLHAGTARRGDGAIVSSGGRVLSVVGTGADLSAAREHAYDILRSIRLPGSHFRGDIGLLAQEGKIHI; this is encoded by the coding sequence GTGCGCGTCCTGGTGATCGGCTCCGGTGCCCGTGAACATGCCCTGCTGCTGGCTCTGAGTAGAGATCCGCAGGTCACGGGGCTCGCCATTGCCCCCGGCAACGCCGGCACCGCCCGGCTGGCCGAGCAACACGACGTCGACATCACCTCCGGCGAGGGTGTGGTCGCCCTGGCTCGCGAGGTGCGGGCCGATCTGGTCGTCATCGGCCCCGAGGTTCCGTTGGTGCTCGGGGTGGCCGACGCGGTGCGCGCCGCCGGCATCGTCTGCTTCGGGCCCGGCAAGGACGCGGCGCGCATCGAGGGATCGAAAGCATTCGCCAAAGAGGTGATGGCCGCCGCCGGGGTACGGACGGCTTCCAGCGAAATCGTAGACAATCCAGCACATTTGGATGCAGCCCTGGATCGCTTCGGCCCCCCCGCAGGCGACCCGGCATGGGTGGTCAAGGACGACTCCCTGGCGGCCGGCAAAGGTGTGGTGGTGACACCGGACCGCGACGCCGCGCGGGCGCACGCCGCAGGGCTGCTCGAGGCCGGGCATCCGGTGCTGCTGGAGTCATTCCTGGACGGCCCCGAAGTATCCCTGTTCTGCGTCGTCGACGGCGCGACGGTGGTGCCGCTGCTGCCCGCCCAGGACTTCAAGAGGGTCGGTGAAGGCGACTCCGGTCCCAACACCGGCGGGATGGGCGCGTATGCGCCGCTGCCGTGGCTCCCCGGCGACGTATACCGGGAGGTGCTCACCGCGATTGTCGAACCCGTTGCGGCCGAGATGGTTCGGCGTGGCAGCCCGTTCTCTGGCTTGCTCTATGTCGGCCTCGCCATTAGCGAGAAAGGGCCAGCGGTAGTCGAATTCAATTGCCGTTTCGGTGATCCGGAGACCCAGGCCGTGCTGGCCCTGCTGGATTCACCGCTCGGGCAGCTGCTCTACGCCGCCGGAAGCGGTGCGCTGGCGGACTTCGGTGAGTTGCGCTGGCGGGACGGCGCCGCCGTCACGGTGGTGCTGGCCGCCGAAAACTATCCGGGACGGCCGCGGCTCGGTGACGTCGTCCTCGGATCCGAAGCCGACGGTGTGCTGCACGCCGGCACGGCGCGGCGCGGCGACGGCGCGATCGTCTCGTCCGGGGGACGGGTGCTGTCGGTGGTCGGCACCGGCGCCGACCTGTCCGCCGCGCGTGAGCACGCCTACGACATTCTGCGCTCAATTCGCTTGCCGGGCAGTCATTTCCGAGGCGACATCGGATTGTTGGCGCAGGAGGGCAAGATTCACATCTAG
- a CDS encoding DUF429 domain-containing protein, protein MYFAGVDLAWGTRNPTGVAVVDSGGCLVSAGAVRADDEILTALRPYVHGNCVVGFDAPLVVNNRTGQRPAETALNRDFRRFEAGAHPANTGKPEFANGPRGARLAEALGLDMNPRSPMLRRAIEVYPHAATVALFRLERTLKYKAKPGRTLDRLKSELLLLMDGVERLADTDVPLRVADHDDWVALRSQVTTAQRKSELRRAEDPIDAVVCAYVALYAQRCPTRITIYGDCATGYIVTPSLPAELTRQ, encoded by the coding sequence ATGTACTTCGCGGGTGTCGACCTGGCGTGGGGTACCCGCAATCCGACCGGTGTCGCCGTCGTCGATTCCGGCGGTTGCCTGGTGAGCGCCGGCGCGGTCCGCGCCGACGACGAAATCCTGACGGCATTGCGCCCTTACGTGCACGGGAATTGTGTCGTCGGATTCGACGCGCCGCTGGTAGTCAACAACCGCACAGGCCAGCGCCCGGCCGAGACGGCGCTCAACCGCGACTTTCGCAGGTTCGAAGCCGGCGCACATCCCGCCAACACCGGCAAACCCGAGTTCGCCAACGGTCCGCGCGGGGCGCGGCTGGCCGAGGCGCTGGGCCTGGACATGAATCCACGGTCGCCGATGCTGCGCCGCGCGATCGAGGTCTACCCCCACGCGGCGACCGTTGCCTTGTTCCGGCTGGAGCGAACCCTGAAATACAAGGCCAAGCCCGGCCGTACCCTCGATCGGCTCAAATCGGAGCTACTGCTGCTGATGGACGGCGTCGAGCGCCTCGCCGACACCGACGTGCCGTTGCGCGTCGCCGATCACGACGACTGGGTTGCACTGCGCTCCCAGGTGACGACGGCGCAGCGCAAGAGTGAACTGCGTCGCGCCGAAGACCCGATCGACGCCGTGGTCTGCGCCTACGTGGCGCTGTACGCCCAGCGCTGCCCGACTCGCATCACGATTTACGGGGACTGCGCCACTGGGTACATCGTGACGCCGTCGCTGCCTGCCGAGCTGACGCGGCAGTGA
- a CDS encoding alpha/beta hydrolase-fold protein: MMARMPDLSRRAVLSLGASAAVGATGAFALDNLLHARTSRSMPVSRASTQVPLAPQPTAPLEPAAPADPAPTMTTGSFVSAARGGISTNWAIARPPGQTKALRPVIALHGKGSDAATVMAGGVEQGLAQAVNAGLPPFAVVAVDGGGGYWHKRSSGDDSGAMVLNELIPMLDGQRLDTSRVAFLGWSMGGYGALLLGGRLGPARTAAICAVSPALWMSSGAAAPGAFDGPDDFAANSVFGMPALASIPIRIDCGDSDPFYDATKQFIAQLPNPPAGGFSPGGHNPAFWSSQLPAELTWMAPLLTA; encoded by the coding sequence ATGATGGCCCGCATGCCCGACTTGAGCCGTCGCGCCGTGCTCAGTCTCGGTGCCAGTGCGGCGGTAGGTGCGACGGGCGCTTTTGCGCTCGACAACCTGTTACACGCCAGAACATCTCGCAGCATGCCGGTGTCGAGGGCCAGCACGCAGGTTCCACTGGCGCCGCAGCCCACCGCACCGCTGGAGCCGGCTGCGCCGGCAGACCCGGCGCCGACGATGACGACCGGTTCGTTCGTGTCGGCGGCACGCGGCGGAATATCGACCAACTGGGCGATCGCCCGGCCGCCGGGGCAGACCAAGGCGCTGCGACCGGTGATCGCGCTGCACGGCAAGGGCAGCGACGCGGCCACCGTGATGGCCGGTGGTGTCGAGCAGGGTCTGGCTCAGGCCGTCAATGCGGGGCTACCGCCCTTCGCCGTCGTCGCGGTCGACGGCGGCGGCGGCTATTGGCACAAGCGGTCCTCTGGCGACGACTCCGGTGCGATGGTGCTGAACGAGCTGATTCCGATGCTGGACGGCCAGCGGCTGGACACCTCGCGGGTCGCGTTCCTGGGCTGGTCGATGGGCGGCTATGGAGCATTGCTGCTCGGCGGCCGCCTCGGACCCGCACGTACCGCGGCGATCTGCGCGGTGAGCCCGGCGCTGTGGATGTCGTCCGGGGCGGCAGCACCCGGCGCTTTCGACGGTCCCGACGACTTCGCTGCCAATTCGGTGTTCGGAATGCCCGCTCTGGCCTCCATCCCGATCCGGATCGATTGCGGCGACAGCGATCCGTTCTACGACGCGACCAAGCAATTCATCGCTCAGCTGCCCAACCCGCCCGCGGGTGGTTTCTCGCCCGGGGGGCACAACCCCGCGTTCTGGAGCTCGCAGCTCCCGGCCGAGCTGACGTGGATGGCACCGCTGCTGACGGCATAA